The Rhodamnia argentea isolate NSW1041297 chromosome 10, ASM2092103v1, whole genome shotgun sequence sequence TGACCATCAAAACGTGGGATAGCCGGTGGCACAAATGTTTCCGAGGCCATATATTTCAATACTGTGGTATTCTCACgtactctctttctttttctttttttttcgctctCAATCTTTTGTGGCTCACTTTTCCTCACGTGTTTGAACTCTCAACGCTCTCAAAACAAAGCAGGCTCTGATATCTCTGTTACGGAAAATCTGTGGAAGCTAGTTGTGCTTTGCAAGCACTaaaaagccaagaaaaagaGAGTATACGACGGTGAAAAATGCTTACtgcattcatatttttttttattgaactaACAACTTAGCCTTCTAAATAGGCCATACACCAATTGACAATCTCAGAAAAATAGCAACAACTAATGACCCACTATGCTGAACGTGTGTGCAGCAACATGCTGCAACAGATTCCTATAAACTAGGACAACTAACTAGGCTTTATTGGAAAAATCGAACAAATGCTTTTTGACTAATTCGGCATCAAAATGAAGGTTCAGTTTTTAACATCAATAGCAAAACTAATCCACTTACTTCTGCTCTTAGAGTTTAATTCTTCTTCAAATGGCCTAACCATTTCGAAACACCCGATTAAATTCGtttaaatgaataattagaGTCGAGTCTAATTTTGAGACTACACAGATCAACTTCTCGTGTGAGATGGGCGTCGCAAGGGAAATGGGCATGTGGAGACTGTGTAGGACATGCATGGCTATATGGAAATTACCGATTAACGATGATGTTGGCGGCAAATGTTTGGATTCGAATTCTATTAAATTTAGGGGTTATATGGAAGAAAACAGTATTATGATAGAgtactttacccaaaaaaaaaaaacaatattatGATAGAGTATAAGATGATGGGAATTACATGATTTTATTAAGGTAACTAGGCAAGCGGGCAGTAAATTATGCATCTCCTTTCAATTTACTGATTATTGGGTTCTTAAGAAATGAAATGActctaaagatttttttttttttattggttcaagagagtgattgatttttttttctttttttcttttttttggttcggaTAAGATAACAATTATTATAGAAAATGGATTGACAATTGTAAAGACGTCCATGATTATTGTCCTTGAAAAATGATTAGAGCCGGAATTCTCTTTTCCGTTTCAATGAAAAGAAACGACGACGGAACGATCCCAATTGGGTGGGAACGGTTTGGACTCCGCGAGGGCGACGTCATTCGTCGGATTTACAGGccagagaaaaagcaaagacaacACACGTAGAAACTAGAAAGACAGAAGAAAGGAACGTGCCCGACCGGTCAACTCATTCCACTGACCGGCTGAGCCGGTCGTCCCAGCGCTGAAGAATGAAGATCCACAAAGCGGACGCCGAACCGTTGCACCCCCAGTCGTGTCTCCGGTGGATCGAGGGTTTTCGccggtaatctctctctctctctctctctctctctctctctctctctctggcttcAGATTGCAGAAATGGTCAAGGCATCCTGTCGCAGCTTTCTGCGAAAACATCTATCTTAGTTTGCTTGTGCTGGTTTGCCTTTGACGTTTCAAACTTGGGCAGTTTTCAAATCTTCAGTGGAAGTTTCTTGGGTGTTTCGCCATCTAGGTGAGCGATGCTAAGATAGTTGTCCCTGATCTCTGGATTGCGTCGCGGTTCTCCGGTTCCATCGCTGAAAAATGAGACCTTCTAGTCAACTGAGCTTGTGATGATCTTTTAGTAGCTCTGACGGGGTTTGGGGTTTTGCAGGTTCATCGGGTTTAGTTTTCAGTTGAGATCTCGTCTTTCTTCATTTCATTTGCGTTCAAGCTGAGAGGATTTTCGGGAGGAACTTTTATTTCGATTGATTCCGGTTCTTGATCTGGGtatggtctccatggtcggcTGTGGAAACGCGTCGTTAGTGAGTTGGCTTCGTTATGGAAGTTCACGCTCTGCTCCGTATTTGAGCTGGTTCCATTCGTGATCGTTGGCTTTTCTGGGTTAGCATTATTGAACCTGGATTTAATAGGGATTAAGCAAAGAAAACAACTTGTATGTGAATCAATTTGAGAAATCTGCTTGGATCTTtgattggatgttttttttgttatcaacGAGGAAGCTCACTATAAGTAGATGAACTCCATGAAAAAACCTCACTGAGGTCGACCTGGTAAGACCGAAGCCGAAGCCCTTGTGGATGGCACAAACTTATTTGCGCTTGGCAGTGTAGGGAATCGAATGGATGCTATGCATCTCATCTGGGCACATATCCCTTACTTAGCCAATAAGCCCACTGCATGTGGTTCTGGTTAGAAATTGTTGACTAAGGCCATTATGAATCCTGGTCTCAAGAGAGTCCGTTGTTTGCAAGAGCCTTTTTTAAACTTGTCCTgcatttattttgtttctttctcataGGAGATAACAGAATATTAGGTGCTCTGTGAGATACATATCTTTTGTGCCTTTCTGTTCTTAATCTTGTATTCTTTTCAGATATATGTAATGCAATAGCATAGTGTTATGGAAAGTTAATAAGCTTTTTCTTGTTGTCACAGTGGCACGATCAGGAAGGTCAAAATCAACTGATGGGAACATCATCTGGTTCTAACATTCACCACCAACCTCCTTCGCAAATGCTGCCTCCACGTCAGCAAGCTCGGGCTGGGGGTTTGCAAACATCCCTTTCCCTTGTTTCGTCAGATGCCCACTTGTCTCCTGATGCGCAGGACCCTCGACCCAACTCTGATCAAATTCACGAGTCGCCTACTGAAAGTGCGAGCTCTAGGGAAACATGGCCTACTGCCGATGCTATTATGGGAAAGAAGTTGGAGAACGGGAAGTCTGACAATGATGCCTTCGAACATTCAGTTGTACGCCGTCTTTCCAGTGCAGATAAGGTATCCCTCCGGGACATTGCGAAAGAAAGAGTTGACCTGATTGCTGAGAAAATGTATCATTTGACAGATGATTATCTTGATGACTTAAAGAATATGCTTCGGGCTATCCTTGAAGGGAACGGCGGCTCACAGCAGAGAGAGGAATTTCTGATTTTGCAAAAGCTTGTTCAGAGTAGGTCTGATTTAACTGCCAAGACGTTGATCAGAGCGCATCGAGTACAGCTTGAGATCCTTGTTTCTATAAATACTGGAATTCAGGCATTTTTACATCCAAATATCAGTCTCTCTCAGACTTCCCTCATTGAAGTCTTTGTGTATAAGAGATGCCGAAATATTGCTTGCCAAAACCAGCTTCCTGCTGATGATTGCACCTGTGAGATATGCACGGGCAGAAATGGTTTCTGCAACCTCTGCATGTGTGTCATATGCAACAAGTTCGATTTTGAGGTGAACACTTGCCGGTGGATCGGTTGCGACTTGTGCTCTCACTGGACTCATACTGATTGTGCCATTCGTGATGGACAAATTTGTACGGGGCCCTCCGTTAAGATTGGAGCAGGCCCGAGTGAAATGCTTTTCAGGTGTCGGGCATGCAATCGGACATCCGAACTGTTAGGTTGGGTGAAAGACGTGTTCCAGCACTGTGCCCCAGCCTGGGACCGTGATGCTCTTATTAGG is a genomic window containing:
- the LOC115732435 gene encoding OBERON-like protein, with protein sequence MGTSSGSNIHHQPPSQMLPPRQQARAGGLQTSLSLVSSDAHLSPDAQDPRPNSDQIHESPTESASSRETWPTADAIMGKKLENGKSDNDAFEHSVVRRLSSADKVSLRDIAKERVDLIAEKMYHLTDDYLDDLKNMLRAILEGNGGSQQREEFLILQKLVQSRSDLTAKTLIRAHRVQLEILVSINTGIQAFLHPNISLSQTSLIEVFVYKRCRNIACQNQLPADDCTCEICTGRNGFCNLCMCVICNKFDFEVNTCRWIGCDLCSHWTHTDCAIRDGQICTGPSVKIGAGPSEMLFRCRACNRTSELLGWVKDVFQHCAPAWDRDALIREIDFVSRIFRGSEDPRGRNLFWKCGELIQKMKDGLAESTACRAILMFFQELEGDSPKNLENGEGGRLIAPHEACGRIAEVVQEAIRKMEMVADEKMRMFKKARMALEACDRELEDKAREMTELNLERQKKKLQIEELDKIVRLKQAEADMFQLKANEAKREAERMQRIALAKSEKSEEEYASRYLKLRLSEAEAEKQYLFEKIKLQESSRASQSSGGGDSSQVMYSKIQDLLQMYNSSSKAENQSNGHHPFRSSS